In Lodderomyces elongisporus chromosome 2, complete sequence, the following proteins share a genomic window:
- the YBT1 gene encoding Transporter of the ATP-binding cassette (ABC), which yields MSSSFYNHNSLSTSHSNSTLHEGCAFWNYDDITRCARLELDFYPPIVLGSVSFLILAVKSLISLQKRRKNQGRGEIYLDESAQETRPLIATSDNYGATTTTAADGPLMVTTTDNKTLTKEDLKALHFDLARLPHTNIDGTPHGYVEQVYKNMSERLRVSIEYILVILSVFLHFSPFIVKPLHKEFKHTFIPCVQSIFWLYVFVIVSIRVANMRRVSIRLPNLWIHTTALYFFSFFPALLTFRSALVSSQMSKTLRQYYIFEFIINGILLFLNFTAKIGDKPSELYVTPGIKPSPENVSSIASFISYSWIDPMVWKAYKSPLQKNDIWGLREDDYALYVLKGFEASKSTLRFTYKIFWHFKFLFAIQAFWAVVQSVLVFGPAILLKKVLEYVADPTTTSSNLAWTLVFLMPIAKMADTITSGCSLFLGRRVCCRMKAVIIGEIYAKALRRKITVTETGKEEDDAQGNSSKDVGVERIDEEINIGSVNDNVNDKDNEKDNDKDKDGKKTAELGAIINLMAIDAFKVSEICGYLHYFVGAILMIIICTMLLYNLLGWSALVGSFTIIILLPINYSLAQWMGRLQKKMLSITDKRIQKLNETFQSIRIVKFFAWEDKFYESAMGIRKEELYYLKKRCAVWCVAAFMWFITPTLITLVSFYCYTIVEGKTLTAPVAFTSLALFTLLRAPLDQLADMTSFVIQSKVSLDRVADFLNEAETSKYDQLAQEKDENSPLIGFQDATLSWNSSSKADFKLRDVNIEFKPGKLNVIIGPTGAGKTSLLLGLLGEMDLISGKVFLPGIIPRDDLIPDDSGLTESVAYCSQSAWLLNDTIRGNIIFGAPFNQERYDKVVEACGLSRDLQILSAGDQTEIGEKGITLSGGQKQRVSLARALYSNSKHLLLDDCLSAVDSHTALWIYENCITGPLMQGRTCILVSHNVALTAQNAEWIVVMENGRVKNQGTTEELLASGDLGDDELVKTSVMNSRTQSSQDLKALGDKNSEMKAKAAVIEQKLQNLKTKNGNGDDTNEPLVKTDGKLVDEESKAEGVVGAKVYLDYAKVFGGWRVWTTIVIAFIASQSVYMFQSWWLRTWSLHSEEAVEVYNAFAASKFGKYVVAEGANFMQIPGVRVLTGTVRIISSSIDKVNIMKEQHSTLYYISVYAIIGLAYALTASFRVFVTFFAGINASNRIFKSVLTTILKAKLRFFDKTPLGRIMNRFSKDIESVDQEVTPFAEVVLICFVQCISTLILITAITPGFLIFAVIISFFYYLVGYFYLTLSRELKRYESITKSPIHQHFSESLTGVATIRAYGIESRFMKQNLQAIDNNNRPFFYLWVANRWLSFRVDAVGSLVMLFAGIFVLLSVGKIDAGLAGLSLSYAIAFSESALWIVRLYSNVEMNMNSVERLQEYLEVEQEPPYEIEETEPPKNWPDRGQISVKDVSLRYAPELPKVIKNVTFEVDPCNKVGIVGRTGAGKSTIITAFFRFLDPETGTIKIDGVDITTIGLRNLRQAITIIPQDPTLFAGTIRSNLDPFDQYDDAQIYEALKRVNLIEPRDSTTASFSSTNTTAQSLTINGEIGDAGEVVTGSEENQNKFHNLENVIAEGGGNLSQGERQLVCLARSLLKNPRVILLDEATSSIDYKSDAMIQQTIRDEFGQSTILTIAHRLRTIIDYDKILVMDAGQVVEYDNPYVLITNKDSLFYSMCENSGELDSLIKLAKEAYVKKKNKGVESSKRK from the coding sequence atgtcttcttctttttacaaCCACAACTCATTATCAACTAGTCACAGTAATTCCACTTTGCATGAGGGTTGCGCTTTCTGGAACTACGACGATATCACTAGATGCGCAAGACTTGAACTAGACTTTTACCCACCAATTGTGTTGGGAAGTGTTTCATTTCTTATCTTGGCTGTAAAATCGTTGATATCACTCCAGAAAAGGCGAAAAAACCAAGGTCGCGGCGAGATTTACCTTGATGAATCAGCTCAAGAGACTCGACCTTTGATTGCTACCAGTGACAATTATGGCGCCACAACTACGACTGCTGCAGATGGACCACTCATGGTGACTACCACAGATAACAAAACGCTTACCAAAGAAGACCTCAAGGCATTGCATTTTGATCTCGCTAGACTACCACACACAAACATTGATGGTACACCACACGGGTATGTTGAGCAAGTTTACAAAAACATGAGTGAACGACTCAGAGTCTCTATTGAATACATCTTGGTCATCTTATCAGTATTCTTACACTTTTCACCATTCATTGTTAAGCCATTACACAAGGAGTTTAAACATACTTTTATACCTTGTGTCCAATCAATCTTTTGGTTATATGTTTTTGTCATTGTTTCAATAAGAGTAGCCAATATGCGCAGAGTTTCAATTAGATTACCAAACCTTTGGATCCACACTACGGCACTCTATTTTTTCAGCTTTTTCCCAGCATTGTTAACATTTAGGTCAGCATTAGTAAGCAGCCAAATGAGTAAAACTTTGCGCCAATATTACATCTTTGAGTTTATCATCAATGGcatcttgttgtttttgaatttcACTGCCAAAATTGGAGACAAACCATCTGAACTTTATGTGACCCCTGGTATAAAGCCATCGCCGGAAAACGTGTCCAGTATTGCTTCGTTTATCTCTTATAGTTGGATCGATCCAATGGTGTGGAAGGCATACAAGAGTCCATTGCAAAAGAATGACATTTGGGGATTGAGAGAAGACGATTATGCATTGTATGTTCTTAAAGGATTTGAGGCATCAAAGTCTACTTTGAGATTTACTTACAAGATCTTTTGGCATTTCAAATTCTTGTTTGCAATTCAAGCATTCTGGGCAGTTGTGCAATCAGTACTTGTGTTTGGCCCAGCAATTTTATTAAAGAAAGTCTTGGAGTACGTTGCTGACCCCACAACCACATCGAGCAATTTGGCATGGACCTTGGTGTTTTTGATGCCAATTGCAAAGATGGCTGACACAATTACTTCTGGATGCTCATTGTTTTTAGGAAGACGTGTTTGCTGTAGAATGAAGGCAGTCATTATTGGTGAGATTTACGCAAAAGCattaagaagaaaaatcaCCGTGACCGAAACTGGCaaagaggaagatgatGCACAAGGAAATTCTAGTAAAgatgttggtgttgaaagAATTGACGAAGAAATTAACATCGGCCTGGTAAACGATAATGTCAACGATAAAGacaatgaaaaagataacGATAAGGATAAGGATGGTAAGAAAACAGCTGAGCTTGGTGCAATTATTAACCTCATGGCCATTGATGCATTCAAAGTCTCTGAAATCTGTGGCTACCTCCATTACTTTGTGGGCGCGATTTTGATGATCATTATCTGTACCATGTTATTATACAACTTGCTTGGATGGAGTGCACTTGTCGGCTCGTTTACAATTATAATCTTGTTACCAATTAACTACAGCTTAGCGCAATGGATGGGACgtttgcaaaagaagatgTTGCTGATTACAGATAAgagaatacaaaaattgAACGAGACATTCCAAAGTATCCGTATTGTCAAATTCTTTGCTTGGGAAGACAAATTTTACGAAAGCGCTATGGGTATCAGAAAGGAGGAGTTGTattacttgaaaaaaagatgtgCCGTTTGGTGTGTTGCTGCATTTATGTGGTTTATTACACCAACGTTGATCACGCTTGTTTCATTCTATTGTTACACAATCGTTGAAGGGAAAACTTTGACTGCACCAGTGGCGTTCACTTCGTTGGCATTGTTTACATTGTTGAGAGCACCATTGGACCAGTTAGCAGATATGACTTCGTTTGTCATCCAATCTAAGGTTTCGCTTGATAGAGTTGCCGATTTCCTTAATGAAGCGGAAACTTCTAAATATGACCAGTTGGCAcaggaaaaagatgaaaactCACCCTTGATTGGTTTCCAAGACGCCACATTGTCGTGGAACTCTCTGTCCAAGGCTGATTTTAAATTGAGAGACGTGAACATTGAATTTAAGCCTGGTAAGTTGAATGTGATTATTGGTCCAACTGGTGCTGGTAAGACATCATTGCTTTTGGGTCTTCTTGGTGAAATGGATTTGATTAGCGGTAAAGTGTTTTTACCAGGAATAATACCTCGTGATGACTTGATTCCCGATGACTCTGGATTAACAGAGTCTGTTGCTTACTGCTCCCAATCTGCATGGCTTTTGAATGATACCATTAGAGGTAATATCATTTTTGGCGCACCATTCAACCAAGAACGATACGACAAAGTTGTTGAAGCATGTGGCTTGTCTCGTGATTTGCAAATACTTAGTGCCGGTGACCAAACAGAGATTGGCGAAAAGGGTATCACATTATCCGGTGGtcaaaagcaaagagtTTCCTTGGCTAGAGCCTTGTACTCCAACTCCAAGCACTTGTTACTCGATGACTGTTTATCTGCTGTTGACTCGCACACAGCGTTGTGGATATACGAAAATTGTATCACTGGTCCCTTAATGCAAGGAAGAACTTGTATTTTGGTGAGCCATAACGTTGCATTGACCGCACAGAATGCCGAATGGATTGTTGTtatggaaaatggaagaGTTAAGAACCAGGGAACTACTGAAGAATTGTTAGCCTCGGGAGATTTGGGTGACGACGAATTGGTGAAAACTTCTGTGATGAATTCCAGAACTCAATCGAGCCAAGACTTGAAGGCCTTGGGTGATAAAAACTCTGAAATGAAGGCCAAAGCTGCTGTCATTGAAcaaaagttgcaaaatttgaaaaccaaaaacgGCAATGGAGACGACACCAATGAGCCACTCGTAAAGACTGATGGTAAGTTGGTTGATGAGGAAAGTAAAGCTGAAGGTGTTGTTGGGGCCAAGGTTTACCTTGACTATGCCAAAGTGTTTGGTGGATGGCGCGTATGGACTACTATTGTTATTGCATTCATTGCTTCTCAGAGTGTGTATATGTTCCAATCCTGGTGGTTGAGAACTTGGTCATTGCACAGTGAAGAAGCGGTCGAAGTGTACAATGCATTTGCCGCTTCAAAGTTTGGAAAATATGTTGTCGCTGAAGGTGCAAACTTTATGCAAATCCCTGGAGTACGCGTATTAACTGGTACTGTAAGAATCATTTCATCGAGCATCGACAAGGTAAATATTATGAAGGAACAACACTCAACTTTGTATTATATTAGTGTGTATGCTATCATTGGGCTTGCATATGCTTTAACTGCAAGTTTCAGAGTATTTGTTACCTTCTTTGCTGGTATCAATGCATCCAACCGTATTTTCAAGCTGGTGCTCACTACAATTCTTAAAGCCAAATTGAGATTTTTCGACAAGACACCATTGGGCCGTATCATGAACAGGTTTTCAAAAGATATTGAGTCTGTTGACCAAGAGGTGACCCCATTCGCTGAAGTTGTTctcatttgttttgttcagTGTATTTCTACATTGATATTAATCACGGCAATTACCCCCGGGTTTTTGATCTTTGCCGTTAttatttcattcttttattaCCTAGTTGGTTACTTTTACTTGACATTGTCAAGAGAGTTGAAAAGATACGAGTCCATTACAAAATCACCCATCCATCAACACTTTTCGGAATCATTAACAGGTGTTGCTACAATAAGAGCATATGGTATCGAATCCAGATTTATGAAGCAAAACTTGCAAGCAATcgataacaacaataggcCATTTTTCTACTTGTGGGTTGCTAATAGGTGGCTTTCATTCAGAGTCGATGCTGTTGGATCTTTGGTTATGTTATTTGCTggtatttttgttttgctctCTGTTGGCAAAATTGATGCTGGTTTGGCTGGTTTGTCATTGTCGTATGCTATTGCTTTCAGCGAGAGTGCATTATGGATTGTTCGTCTTTACTCAAATGTCGAAATGAACATGAACTCTGTTGAGAGATTGCAAGAGTATCTTGAAGTGGAACAAGAACCACCATACGAGATCGAGGAAACTGAGCCACCAAAAAATTGGCCAGATAGAGGTCAAATTTCTGTGAAGGATGTTAGTTTGAGGTATGCTCCAGAATTGCCCAAGGTGATTAAGAATGTTACATTTGAAGTTGATCCATGCAACAAGGTTGGTATTGTTGGTCGTACAGGTGCTGGAAAATCCACCATTATTACTGCTTTTTTTAGGTTCTTGGATCCTGAGACGGGTACAATCAAGATTGATGGTGTGGATATTACGACTATTGGTTTGCGTAATTTACGTCAAGCCATCACTATTATCCCACAGGACCCAACTTTGTTTGCGGGTACCATCAGATCCAATTTGGATCCATTCGATCAGTATGACGATGCACAGATTTACGAAGCATTGAAGAGGGTCAACTTGATTGAACCTAGAGATTCTACCACGGCTTCCTTCTCGTCAACCAACACCACGGCCCAAAGCTTGACTATTAATGGAGAGATTGGTGATGCTGGTGAAGTTGTTACCGGATCCGAAGAGAACCAAAATAAGTTTCACAATTTGGAGAATGTTATTGCAGAAGGTGGTGGTAACTTGTCGCAAGGAGAACGTCAACTTGTTTGTCTTGCTAGATCATTGTTAAAGAATCCACGTGTCATCTTGCTTGATGAAGCAACCTCGTCCATTGATTACAAATCTGATGCAATGATTCAACAAACTATTCGTGATGAATTTGGCCAAAGCACCATCTTGACAATCGCTCATAGATTAAGAACAATCATTGATTACGATAAGATTTTGGTAATGGATGCAGGTCAAGTTGTTGAATATGACAACCCATATGTGTTGATCACAAATAAGGATAGTTTGTTCTATAGTATGTGTGAAAATTCAGGAGAGTTGGATAGTTTGATCAAGTTGGCGAAAGAGGCATAcgtgaagaagaagaacaaaggTGTGGAATCAAGTAAGAGGAAGTAG
- the kri1 gene encoding Kinetochore protein Spc24 (BUSCO:EOG09262POL) translates to MPRKKSAAKKAKEAAAAAATSTTGTATTGLKSNDSIALTTSGTTHPAREKLIQESQKQNFKDDNLENFSSSSSSDEEEDEYGDLITEDVEQGINQVMEIIKKNPSKLLDPSVKFFDDPETAADKANVAGGKSSEKPMYLKDYHRQMLLDGSYKEFDEGETVDGVKSFAAEQKEEREKLLSDIKSAFNEANEDGADDGDDDDEDDDGFLKKKDANKTSTLTSLEESGEAASTAGPRQLPDPEKDQQGFLSAFLDQKAWIPTKGDKVLNLDQIDKDDEEEFDDAAEQFETAYNFRYEDPNSTEIISYARNQASLRRSKTNARKRARDKEHEEKRKEEEKKEELLKKKKTAKLNKVIDRLAKIKEAVGEEVPDEVIQRVFGESLLNDDFDDADWDNKMAQIFDEQYYGAEVEKPQWDDEIMDGFKPEGGADNDDEEEEEEDDNEEKQGVEKGGERDGKDEQFDSIEFVEDGEPPRKKSKKEQLKEKKLAKKEKEALKLKAQEIIDANTLKIKEEIEEEAQQQEQSRGRSRNKSADVKFKYREVSPETFGLTTRDILLADDTQLNSYIGIKKFAPYRPKELRMKDKRKYAKKKHLQEWRKETFKGLHIPEEAKDGEIWIPGEAESKHKSKTKSKDKSKTNSKKSHK, encoded by the coding sequence ATGCCTAGAAAGAAGTCAGCAGCAAAGAAGGCAAAGGAAGCTGCAGCGGCAGCTGCAACTTCAACCACAGGGACGGCTACCACAGGATTGAAAAGCAATGATTCCATAGCATTGACTACTAGTGGCACCACCCACCCAGCAAGAGAAAAGCTCATCCAGGAAtcccaaaaacaaaattttaaagacgataatttggaaaatttctcttcttcttcttcttcggatgaggaagaagacGAGTATGGAGATCTTATTACTGAAGATGTTGAACAAGGAATCAATCAAGTTATGGAAATCATCAAGAAAAATCCATCAAAGCTCTTGGATCCATCGGTCAAGTTTTTTGATGATCCAGAGACCGCTGCCGATAAAGCTAATGTAGCTGGTGGTAAGTCTCTGGAAAAGCCAATGTACTTGAAAGACTACCACCGTCAGATGTTGCTTGATGGGTCTTATAAAGAATTCGACGAGGGTGAAACTGTTGATGGAGTTAAATCTTTTGCAGCCGAGCAAAAAGAGGAGAGGGAAAAATTGTTGAGTGATATCAAATCAGCATTCAATGAAGCTAACGAAGATGGCGCTGATGACggcgatgatgatgatgaagatgatgacgggttcttgaagaaaaaagatgcaaacaaaacatcaaCTTTAACATCATTAGAAGAGAGTGGCGAAGCTGCTTCTACTGCGGGACCAAGGCAATTGCCAGACCCCGAGAAGGACCAACAAGGTTTTCTTTCAGCATTTCTTGACCAGAAAGCATGGATTCCTACAAAAGGTGATAAAGTGTTGAACTTGGACCAAATTGACAAAGACGACGAAGAGGAATTCGATGATGCAGCTGAGCAATTCGAAACTGCTTACAACTTCAGATATGAAGACCCCAACTCAACTGAGATTATTTCTTACGCGAGAAACCAAGCTTCATTGAGGCGATCAAAGACCAATGCGAGAAAGAGAGCCAGAGATAAAGAGCACgaagagaagaggaaagaagaagaaaagaaagaagagttattgaagaagaaaaagactgCGAAATTGAACAAGGTCATTGATAGATTAGctaaaattaaagaagCAGTAGGCGAGGAAGTTCCAGATGAAGTGATTCAACGTGTGTTTGGCGAGTCTTTGTTGAAcgatgattttgatgatgCCGATTGGGATAACAAGATGGCGCAAATTTTTGATGAACAATACTATGGAGCCGAAGTTGAGAAACCACAATGGGATGATGAGATCATGGACGGCTTTAAACCAGAAGGTGGTGcagataatgatgatgaagaagaagaagaagaagacgacaatgaagaaaaacaaggaGTAGAAAAAGGAGGGGAACGAGACGGTAAAGATGAGCAGTTTGATTCAATTGAATTTGTTGAGGATGGAGAGCCACCAAGAAAGAAgtcaaagaaagaacaactcaaggagaagaaattggccaagaaggagaaagaagcATTGAAACTCAAAGCACAAGAAATAATCGATGCAAATACTCTCAAGATAAAAGAGgagattgaagaagaggcGCAACAGCAAGAACAACTGAGAGGAAGAAGTCGAAATAAACTGGCTGATGTTAAATTCAAGTATAGAGAGGTTTCTCCTGAAACATTTGGATTAACAACACGAGATATCTTGCTTGCTGATGATACCCAGTTGAACAGCTATATCGGAATCAAGAAGTTTGCACCATATAGACCTAAAGAGTTGCGAATGAAGGATAAGAGGAAATatgcaaagaagaaacattTGCAAGAatggagaaaagaaacatttAAAGGTTTGCATATTCcagaagaagcaaaggaCGGTGAGATTTGGATTCCTGGCGAAGCTGAAAGTAAACATAAGAGCAAAACTAAGAGTAAAGACAAGAGTAAAACaaatagcaaaaaaagtcacaaataa
- the MUP3 gene encoding low-affinity methionine permease codes for MKSTNRDPTTFSESELESEPDPNFSPNPNFNPNPNPNPNPNPNPKLATTNLEPNLAPSSSDLPSTSQISTPSRQQAILNREDIELLAMSKSVDKSEYTKIPDPVVDVHHTDSSSISSHDAVLNDHDEGEQTLPYLLPQKPRHPSSHLQDLEEIPQGRHLGLFSTIILFISRILGSGIFSITSGIYIDCGQSPFYFFMAWLLACIASFGGLYVFLEMGSLVPRSGGAKVFLEFIYTKPTLLATVAFSIYSVMFGFTISNVLVFGEYFIHALGITVTPWRLRLSGLLFLYGAALIHGLSVSHGVRVQNFLGGLKLILVGIMVVSGIYVMVFPQSLTGIESHLRFDHTFFETKPDASINISSFSSAVIKASFAFSGWNSVHTVSNEIKNPTQTFKIAGPVSLAIMAVTYLIINIAYLMVIPSAEIVNSSTLVGSILFEKIFGQNLGRHFLTFSIALCAGGNIFVVIYTISRVDQEVFREGYLPFSKFMSSNWPLGAPFRTLILSCCITTVLICGFPKGDVYSYMVSLEGYPQQIAIALIAVGIFIIRKRYPDLHAPIRAGYVGTISVLLISIYLTLGPFISNKSPNPQGLESWPNYGLVGLFCVLLCIAYWFVMFRALPYWGNYELIAEEVKLSDGLTIKQWVKVRNYSALT; via the coding sequence ATGAAAAGTACAAACCGGGATCCCACCACGTTTTCCGAGTCTGAACTTGAATCTGAACCTGATCCAAATTTCAGTCCCAATCCCAATTTCAATCCCAATCCCAATCCCAATCCCAATCCCAATCCAAATCCCAAGCTTGCCACCACAAATCTCGAACCAAATTTAGCTCCTTCTTCATCTGACCTACCTTCAACTTCTCAGATCTCAACACCTTCACGACAGCAAGCTATTCTCAACCGTGAAGATATCGAATTATTAGCAATGAGCAAGTCAGTAGACAAGTCAGAGTATACTAAAATACCAGACCCAGTGGTGGATGTGCATCATACTGATTCAAGTTCAATATCCTCTCATGATGCTGTCTTGAATGACCACGATGAAGGCGAACAAACTTTGCCCTATTTGCTACCTCAGAAACCCCGCCATCCATCTTCGCATCTTCAAGACTTGGAAGAGATCCCACAGGGGCGTCATTTGGGGTTGTTTTCTACCATAATTTTGTTCATCAGTCGCATTTTAGGGAGTGGTATATTTAGTATTACCAGTGGCATATACATTGATTGTGGACAAAgtcctttttatttttttatggCGTGGCTTTTAGCTTGCATTGCATCATTTGGTGGACTTTATGTGTTCCTTGAGATGGGATCATTGGTGCCCAGGTCCGGTGGCGCCAAGGTTTTTCttgagtttatatataccAAGCCCACCTTGTTGGCCACTGTGGCGTTTCTGATTTATTCAGTGATGTTTGGTTTCACAATAAGTAATGTGCTTGTATTTGGTGAGTACTTTATCCATGCATTGGGCATTACTGTAACTCCGTGGAGATTAAGGCTTTCGGGGTTGTTATTCTTGTATGGTGCTGCATTGATCCATGGATTAAGTGTCAGCCATGGTGTTAGGGTACAGAATTTTCTTGGCGGTTTGAAATTAATTCTTGTGGGAATAATGGTGGTTTCAGGAATATATGTCATGGTTTTCCCGCAAAGCTTAACTGGGATTGAAAGCCACTTGCGCTTTGACCACACTTTTTTTGAGACCAAACCTGATGCATCAATCAATATCTCCTCGTTTTCTAGTGCCGTGATCAAGGCAAGTTTTGCATTTCTGGGCTGGAATTCTGTCCACACTGTATCAAATGAGATTAAAAACCCTACTCAAACCTTTAAGATTGCTGGACCTGTGTCTTTGGCGATCATGGCTGTGACCTATCTCATAATTAACATTGCATATCTTATGGTCATTCCCAGCGCCGAGATTGTCAATAGCTCTACACTAGTTGGGTCTATCCTTTTCGAAAAAATCTTTGGTCAAAACCTTGGTCGTCATTTCCTTACATTCTCCATTGCGCTTTGCGCTGGAGGCaatatttttgttgttatcTACACTATTTCTCGTGTGGACCAGGAAGTGTTTCGTGAAGGGTATCTTCCATTTTCCAAGTTTATGTCCTCGAATTGGCCTCTTGGTGCACCGTTCAGAACACTCATCCTTAGTTGTTGCATAACCACCGTGTTAATTTGTGGATTCCCCAAAGGTGACGTGTACAGCTACATGGTGTCTCTTGAAGGCTATCCGCAACAGATTGCCATTGCATTGATTGCAGTTGGAATATTCATTATCCGCAAACGGTATCCTGACTTGCATGCGCCCATAAGAGCAGGATACGTTGGTACTATATCTGTGTTATTAATCAGCATCTATCTTACTTTGGGACCCTTTATTTCTAATAAATCTCCCAACCCTCAGGGTTTGGAGTCATGGCCCAACTATGGACTAGTTGGCCTTTTCTGTGTACTATTGTGCATTGCTTATTGGTTTGTTATGTTTCGCGCATTACCGTACTGGGGCAATTATGAATTGATTGCCGAAGAGGTCAAGTTGAGTGACGGGTTGACTATTAAGCAATGGGTCAAGGTTCGAAACTACTCGGCTTTAACATGA